In Comamonas fluminis, a single window of DNA contains:
- a CDS encoding ParB/RepB/Spo0J family partition protein, with protein MNDQKSFEEFELVLVPGSRKAAAKSAGAGSRDLWQIPRDKIRIIPNFNPRMKQSPRYIKRVRVLADSMKSEGFYQSEPIEVYVARMDGEDVYMLTDGHRRLDAYDLATSEGEALGPIPAVPCAEGTTLEDLTFGFVQHNNNREELTPYELGITVKRLVSYNVDKEAICKRLDISPSYHDALLLLVGAERRVREMVINEEVVAADAIEVLRKHGAKAFEVLQAALAKAQAVGKARVSRSLLPHVAFKRSVEKAAPNMFATLREVRSDPAFASIEPTLREKLVAMLADLDKLEADANTNAAEATNEAQQALVA; from the coding sequence ATGAACGATCAGAAGTCTTTTGAAGAGTTTGAGTTGGTTCTTGTGCCTGGTAGCCGTAAGGCCGCTGCCAAGAGTGCCGGTGCGGGTAGCCGCGATTTGTGGCAAATCCCCCGTGACAAGATTCGCATCATCCCGAACTTCAACCCTCGGATGAAGCAGTCTCCTCGTTACATCAAGCGTGTTCGCGTGCTTGCGGACTCGATGAAGAGCGAGGGCTTTTATCAGTCTGAGCCAATCGAGGTGTACGTTGCTCGCATGGACGGCGAAGACGTCTACATGCTCACTGACGGGCACCGTCGCTTGGATGCTTACGACTTGGCAACTTCCGAGGGCGAGGCACTAGGTCCTATCCCTGCCGTGCCTTGCGCGGAGGGCACAACGCTGGAAGACCTGACTTTCGGGTTTGTTCAGCACAACAACAACCGCGAAGAGCTGACACCCTATGAGCTGGGCATCACGGTAAAACGCCTTGTTTCGTACAACGTGGACAAGGAAGCGATCTGCAAGCGTTTGGACATTTCGCCTAGCTATCACGATGCTCTGCTGCTCTTGGTTGGCGCCGAACGTCGTGTACGCGAGATGGTCATCAATGAGGAGGTCGTTGCGGCTGATGCCATCGAAGTACTGCGCAAGCATGGTGCTAAGGCGTTTGAAGTTCTTCAAGCAGCTCTGGCGAAAGCACAGGCAGTGGGCAAGGCACGAGTTTCGCGTTCTTTGCTGCCTCATGTTGCTTTCAAGCGGTCAGTGGAGAAGGCTGCACCAAACATGTTTGCCACGTTGCGTGAAGTGCGTTCCGACCCAGCTTTTGCGAGCATCGAACCTACTTTGCGTGAAAAATTGGTTGCCATGCTGGCTGACCTTGACAAGCTGGAAGCCGATGCCAACACCAATGCGGCTGAAGCAACTAACGAGGCTCAGCAGGCTCTGGTGGCGTAA